A genomic region of Pseudomonas sp. MPC6 contains the following coding sequences:
- a CDS encoding GMC family oxidoreductase N-terminal domain-containing protein, translating into MQTSLDEFDYIVVGAGPAGCLLANRLSANPQHRVLLLEAGGRDNYAWIHIPVGYLFCIGNPRTDWCFKTEAQPGLQGRTLSYPRGKVLGGCSSINGMIYMRGQAGDYDGWAADGNPGWSWNEVLPLFKKSENHFAGDSQFHGACGEWRIERQRLSWPILDAFQQAAGQSGIASIEDFNQGDNEGCGYFQVNQKAGVRWNAAKAFLKPIRNRPNFTLLTGVEVDRVLLENGRASAISTRWQGQARTFKARQEIVLCAGSVGSPSILQRSGIGPRPLLQRLGIGVARELPGVGGNLQDHLQLRMIYKLQNARTLNQIAGSLWGKMGMGLRYLYDRSGPLSMAPSQLGAFARSGPEQTSANLEYHVQPLSLERFGEPLHAFPAFTASVCDLRPQSRGRIEIRSADPQQAPLIQPNYLSHPEDLRVAADAIRLTRRIVSAPALQAFKPVEYLPGDSLQSEAELHEAAARIGTTIFHPVGTCRMGNDADAVVDAELRVHGIRGLRIADASIMPRITSGNTCSPTLMIGEKAAQLILNPSTRSLTSPMERVTNA; encoded by the coding sequence ATGCAGACTTCCCTTGATGAATTCGACTACATCGTGGTCGGTGCCGGGCCGGCCGGCTGTTTGCTGGCGAATCGGCTGTCGGCCAACCCGCAACACCGAGTGCTGCTGCTCGAAGCCGGCGGTCGCGACAACTATGCGTGGATTCACATCCCCGTGGGTTACCTGTTCTGCATCGGCAACCCGCGTACCGACTGGTGCTTCAAGACCGAAGCGCAGCCCGGACTGCAAGGTCGCACCCTGAGCTACCCGCGGGGCAAGGTGCTCGGTGGCTGCTCCTCGATCAACGGCATGATCTACATGCGCGGCCAGGCCGGCGACTACGATGGCTGGGCCGCCGACGGCAATCCCGGCTGGAGCTGGAACGAAGTGTTGCCGCTGTTCAAGAAAAGCGAAAACCACTTTGCCGGCGACTCGCAGTTTCACGGCGCCTGCGGCGAATGGCGGATCGAGCGTCAACGGCTGTCGTGGCCGATTCTGGATGCCTTCCAACAGGCAGCCGGGCAAAGCGGCATCGCCAGCATCGAAGACTTCAACCAGGGCGACAACGAAGGCTGTGGCTACTTCCAGGTCAATCAGAAGGCCGGGGTCCGCTGGAATGCGGCCAAAGCCTTTCTCAAACCGATTCGCAACCGTCCCAATTTCACCCTGTTGACCGGTGTCGAAGTCGACCGTGTGCTGCTGGAGAATGGCCGCGCCTCTGCAATCAGTACGCGCTGGCAAGGCCAGGCGAGAACCTTCAAGGCGCGCCAGGAGATCGTGCTGTGCGCCGGTTCCGTCGGTTCACCGAGCATCCTCCAGCGCTCCGGGATCGGCCCGCGCCCGCTGCTGCAACGTCTGGGCATCGGCGTCGCCCGTGAGCTGCCCGGGGTCGGCGGCAACCTGCAGGATCACCTGCAACTGCGGATGATCTACAAACTGCAGAACGCCCGCACCCTGAACCAGATTGCCGGCAGCCTGTGGGGCAAGATGGGCATGGGCCTGCGTTACCTGTATGACCGCAGCGGCCCGCTGTCCATGGCGCCCAGCCAACTCGGCGCGTTTGCCCGGTCGGGGCCGGAGCAGACCTCGGCCAATCTTGAATACCATGTGCAGCCGCTGTCCCTGGAACGCTTCGGCGAACCGTTGCACGCGTTCCCCGCGTTCACCGCATCGGTCTGCGATCTGCGCCCGCAAAGCCGGGGGCGCATAGAGATTCGCTCTGCCGACCCGCAGCAAGCACCGCTGATTCAGCCCAATTATCTAAGCCACCCAGAAGATTTGCGGGTCGCGGCCGACGCCATTCGCCTGACCCGGCGCATCGTCTCGGCTCCGGCCCTGCAAGCGTTCAAACCGGTCGAATACCTGCCCGGCGACAGCTTGCAAAGCGAAGCAGAGTTGCACGAAGCCGCCGCGCGAATCGGCACCACGATTTTCCATCCGGTCGGCACCTGCCGCATGGGCAATGACGCGGACGCTGTGGTCGACGCCGAGCTGCGGGTTCATGGCATCCGCGGCCTGCGCATCGCGGATGCCTCGATCATGCCGCGCATCACCTCGGGCAACACCTGCTCGCCGACGCTGATGATTGGCGAAAAAGCCGCCCAGCTCATCCTCAACCCCTCGACAAGGAGCCTGACCTCACCCATGGAACGGGTCACGAATGCCTGA
- a CDS encoding LysR family transcriptional regulator, whose amino-acid sequence MFDWNDLRFFLELQRSGRLLTAARRLNTTHATVARHIEAIEKSLGTALFVQHAQGYELTPAGEALLKHAEAMENVALLAQEEITQSTAPLGKIRVGVTEGLGIMFLASRMNGLFERYPGLEVELVAVPRFVSILNREAEISIHLERPAADMLVTRKLTDYRLALYASQDYLDRSPALLSREDLGRHAWIGYVDDLLFSQELMFLNSFCRNPRVVFHSTSVIAQQQAARSGLGIAVLPCYMASADPGLVPLLPEESILRSYWISTRRELHKSVRLRVLWDYVVQLCESEQALLLGPDPL is encoded by the coding sequence ATGTTCGACTGGAATGACCTGCGGTTTTTTCTCGAATTGCAGCGCAGCGGGCGTTTGCTCACCGCAGCGCGGCGTTTGAACACCACCCACGCCACCGTGGCCCGGCACATCGAGGCCATTGAAAAGAGCCTGGGCACCGCGCTGTTTGTCCAGCACGCCCAGGGCTATGAGTTGACCCCGGCCGGCGAAGCGCTGCTCAAGCACGCCGAAGCCATGGAAAACGTCGCCTTGCTGGCCCAGGAAGAAATCACCCAATCCACGGCGCCCCTGGGCAAGATTCGCGTAGGGGTCACGGAAGGCCTGGGCATCATGTTCCTCGCCAGTCGCATGAACGGCCTGTTCGAGCGGTATCCGGGGCTGGAAGTGGAGCTGGTGGCAGTGCCGCGCTTCGTCAGCATCCTCAACCGCGAAGCCGAGATCAGCATCCACCTGGAACGCCCGGCCGCCGACATGCTGGTCACCCGCAAACTCACCGACTATCGCCTGGCGCTCTATGCCAGCCAGGACTATCTGGACCGCTCGCCGGCGCTGCTCAGCCGCGAAGATCTGGGGCGCCATGCCTGGATCGGCTACGTCGACGACTTGCTGTTCAGCCAGGAATTGATGTTTCTCAACAGCTTTTGCCGCAATCCGCGGGTGGTCTTCCACAGCACCAGCGTCATCGCCCAGCAACAGGCCGCGCGCTCGGGGTTGGGGATCGCCGTGTTGCCGTGCTACATGGCCAGCGCCGATCCCGGTCTGGTGCCGTTGTTGCCGGAAGAAAGCATCCTGCGCAGCTACTGGATCAGCACGCGGCGCGAGTTGCACAAGTCGGTGCGGCTGCGGGTGTTGTGGGATTACGTGGTGCAGCTGTGCGAGAGCGAACAGGCTCTATTGCTGGGCCC